ctattgacaaattatcatcaaaatgttccgaatttgtgggtgttccgaatatgtgggatgactgtacattaCCAAATACACTTTTCTAGCATTTCATCATCACCATTTTGGTCACCGTCTTACattgaaaatttccaaatctCTTTAGAGATTTTCATTCAGTCGATTATAAAGGCTTCCGAGAACCCAATTTGTAGAAAGCATAAGGAGAATTGAACAATTATTGACAAAGACTTTCACAAGACTgagttgttttattattttcttgattaaaaaaacacagaGTGAATGAttagaaaacaaaatcaaaccataGAACTAATCGcagaactattttttcaaaatactctaTCTTTAGCTTTCTCAGCCACAAAATAATAGGTTTAATTTCGTGCATAAATACATTGAAATCTTGTGCAGACACCAAAAAcctcaattaaaaatgtttttctccTTTCTCAGTTATTTTTTTAGCCAACAAATAATAGGTTTTTGGGGAGCCATATTCTTTCAGATCATGACGAAAAACCAGTTGTGAAGACAATGACTTTCCAAATGTTGAGCTGAGAAATAAATCATCGTTTGTATGAGTCTTTCTTTAagtataaaacaaaaacattaatgAAATAATCTTCAATGTAAAATCTAGCATTTAATTGTCTAACTACTCATTCTAATCAACTACTATCACGTTTTCCGTAAATCACTGAATACTACACCTCTCCAACCCACAAATCACACTCACATTATTCCGCAGGTTCTCCGTCTGGTTCACCAGCAGCTCCAACCGCTCCCCCCTATTCGTGATATTCTCGATGTTCTTCACCATAATATCCTTCAGCTCGTCGATCTGGCCGTGCACCTGACTAATTGCATCCACCTCCCGTGACTCGCTGTAGTGCTTCATCTCGTGGGCCAACGTCCGCGAAAATTCCGTATTCATGGCGTACGCGATGGCCGTCGCCACCGTGAGCCCGTACGTTTGGATAAACTTTTTCTTGATTTCCGTGAGAAACAGGAACGCCCGCGACCGTTCGAAGCCCTGTTTGAGGGGGGagacattcaatttttttacatgcGAACATAAATTTGTCGCAAATTTACTCACATCATCACTGATGCACATGTAGATGATCCTGTTTTCGCAAATGTAATGAATCAGATAGTTTCCGTGCGAGTACGTCAGCTTGTGGTCCTCCAGCTTGATCTTCGGAATGATCTGCTCCGTCACTTCGGCAAAGTTTCCCACGCACTCGGCGTACTTGGCCAGGATGGTGGGCCCCCGGCAGATCACACTGTACAGGATGGGCATCCTCGGGCCGGTCCTTCAAACGCTACTGCAAGACAAAAGAATTCAAATCAGTCTGATTAATTTCATAACGCACAAGTCACAGACGCAAGCAGAGAAGAGGTTCAAGATCACCGCGCGAGAATATGTTCTTATCTGCTCGGGCAGAGAGTTTGTTGTACTGGACAAACAACGAGCTAATTGCCGAGCATTATCTGCCTCCGAGAGAGACTTTTTGGTCACGGAATCGACTTGAAGACATTATGCTGGTTTGGTGAAGGTAATAAGTGTCGTCTGAACAAGGATTGCTGACGGGAAAGCGAAACCAGCGGCTACGGCAGCTGAAGCCAGACAAGTGAGGAATGAACTGCTGCTGCTAACGTAAACCCGCAGGACATGACTCAGTGGCGAGCCATCGCAAGGCAAAGTGAGGCGAGGTTCTGGAGGTTTGAGACGGTTAGACTGGTTCAAATTTAGCGATGTTTTCTCTTTATGAAGGAATTTCTCATATTTGAATTAATAAACATAATGTCCACAaataataattctagagttttttttaaaggtcctgtaagttattgtgtttcatatgtttataggaccttatcaaaaaatgtatagaataaATTTGATAAGAAATTCAAAACGTTATGCAATGTATTCTAAATAGTTTGCTGACCAATCCAATATGCCATTAtaccaaaagttatgtataatctaaaccaatctaatctaatctaacccaaTCGAAGCCAACCTTTCGGAAGCATCCTGGAGAATGTCGGGGTTATTACTTTCAACAGCCTTCTTTTCtaaacggccaggccaactgcgtaaaatTAACCGCATAGATGATTCATtgaattgagtttgagcacgaatgtttaaacaacaaaacatttctgaatctacaggagaGCAAGAAacggggatcccccgctcaggGTAAATTTAGCGAGGTTAAAAATACTGGCACAAATCTTTGAACTCAAATTTAGTGGTTGGCCACTTCAATTCATATCCCAATTCGtctcttttttgtttatttttatgaattaatCAAACAATGTTGAACCAGTCTATTGGGCATCCTACTGGACAGCGCACAGCCAAATCAAGTGAAACATATCATGTTTCAAAAACTGTTATCAACATCACCGAATGAGGGGCTTCTGGGGGACGTTACTTGCAACTACTCCAATAGAGTCGAAACTGTGAACGTTCTAGATTGATTCTATCCATACTAAGCCAAGGGACGGATGACCGATGCAGAGTTGCATCTTTGTTCCAACTAATTTCAGTGCAGCACCAGTGTGTACAAGAGAACGACATTTCaaaccaaacaacaaacaacaattttCTCTTATGTGAATGAGCTCAAGGATGAATCATCAGTTCGCACTAAAGTGCTGTACGAGTCTGTAGCGTCTGCCCTCCACTTGTAATGCTTCGCTGATCGCTTATACTTACCTAAAGTTGATAAGTGGTCCGTACACGGCCAACtcgcttaaaaattaaaaattcaacaaaacaacaCGGAAAAGTGGGTCGAATTCCGTTCACGGAGGCACCATTACAAACAATATTTTGCACTAAACACTACTTGGAATTGAAAATCTTCCTTTCCGATTAATTTAGCTCCACAATACCGCACAGCACTAATCACTTCACTTGTTTCACCTTTCAAATTCCAACAAACTACATTAAACAgagatttatttgcaaaatattttgattttggccAGCCCCTTATTATTTTGACGTCGTAGACTATATCACCCGAAGAGTGTTTCTCTCTTCAAGGGCCAATCTACCTATTCTCTCTCTTCCTCTTTGGGTTGATTTCTGTCTTCTGTCGTTTGCCTTTCCAAACATCAAACATGTCCGAACAAGTTGACACTAGCGCTGGTCGGTATCGTGGAGCGCGAGCGGGAAACAACATGGCTGCCATCTATGGACTGAGCGGTGAAGGAAAGTGATGGCAATCTTGTGTGAGTTGATATCTTGGTTGATATTGAAGAATTAGTGAAGATTTTATCTTTAGAGATATATCTcagcattattttttcttcaaagtttaCATTGACAAACAGGATGGTTAAttagaaaaacttcaaaacttcaaaactttaaaactttaaaactttaaaactttaaaactttaaaactttaaaactttaaaactttaaaactttaaaactttaaaactttaaaactttaaaactttaaaactttaaaactttaaaactttaaaactttaaaactttaaaactttaaaactttaaaactttaaaactttaaaactttaaaactttaaaactttaaaactttaaaactttaaaactttaaaactttaaaactttaaaactttaaaactttaaaactttaaaactttaaaactttaaaactttaaaactttaaaactttaaaactttaaaactttaaaactttaaaactttaaaactttaaaactttaaaactttaaaactttaaaactttaaaactttaaaactttaaaactttaaaactttaaaactttaaaactttaaaactttaaaactttaaaactttaaaactttaaaactttaaaactttaaaactttaaaactttaaaactttaaaactttaaaactttaaaactttaaaactttaaaactttaaaactttaaaactttaaaactttaaaactttaaaactttaaaactttaaaactttaaaactttaaaactttaaaactttaaaactttaaaactttaaaactttaaaactttaaaactttaaaactttaaaactttaaaactttaaaactttaaaactttaaaactttaaaactttaaaactttaaaactttaaaactttaaaactttaaaactttaaaactttaaaactttaaaactttaaaactttaaaactttagaaacaagaaacaagaaacaagaaggtattttattttgaaataagtaTGAATGATTCTCTTTTGCATTATATTTTCAATTAACACTTTATTATACATTAAATTATCTATCAGTATCCAACGTAAACTGCATCTCCAAGCCGGACAGTCCCTTCCGTTCGGATACCCATCTGCATACCCATCACCGGAGTTTCTAGGCCCGGCTTCATCCGATACCTGATGAATGGGAACAAGTcacaaggttaaaaaaaataattggagaCACATGTTTGAAACTCACGTTTTCAGCGTTTTCATTGGTTCGTTTTCGTTGCTTCGAACTCCCGTTTCCGGATCAACAGTGATGACAGAGCatctaaaatttaatcaaaaataaacatatttcaaaaaaaaatatcagatgtCCTCACCTGTTACACGGCTTAACGTTCCGGTACACCGTCTCCCCAATCTTGATCCACTTCCAGTCGTCCTCCTCGAACGCGCCCGGTCCCTTCACGACAAAGTTCGGCCTAAACTGCTGCGCCGTAACGGGCTTCTGCAGCCGCCGGTTCAAATCCCCGACGGAAGCCTCCGTCAGCAGCATGAAGCTGGTCGAGTTGTGCAACGCTCCGGTGTCCCGGGCCGTCAGCTTGACATGCTGCCTCTCGCGAACCGGCCTC
This is a stretch of genomic DNA from Culex pipiens pallens isolate TS chromosome 1, TS_CPP_V2, whole genome shotgun sequence. It encodes these proteins:
- the LOC120424263 gene encoding vesicle-associated membrane protein 7, producing MPILYSVICRGPTILAKYAECVGNFAEVTEQIIPKIKLEDHKLTYSHGNYLIHYICENRIIYMCISDDGFERSRAFLFLTEIKKKFIQTYGLTVATAIAYAMNTEFSRTLAHEMKHYSESREVDAISQVHGQIDELKDIMVKNIENITNRGERLELLVNQTENLRNNSVTFRQTSRNLARTMFWRSVRMYCLIGAILLFVIYIVVSMSCGGLLWSSCIHSGGAPKVTPTPVPPPPAAPATDPVL